Proteins encoded within one genomic window of Jiangella mangrovi:
- a CDS encoding methyltransferase, translating into MNHQTIVINWAEEAERLCAAVTDDAAWYASVARELARPGDRLAVDIGCGGAGMAVALGAALPPAAFVVGVDGDGDVLDAARRRITETGIDDGHIRLLLADLDTDLNVLPAVARGADIIWASSSIHHLADQQAAIDALAALLAPGGRLALAEGGLPARHLPWDVGVGEPGLEVRLAAAEDRWFARMRASVPGNVAMPYGWSTALRRAGLVEVGTRTFTFERPVPLSEADLASVLHSLRHRVDRAYTDGELRPADKAAWDRLLDPADDAWLAHRDDVYSLSARSVHLGHRATA; encoded by the coding sequence ATGAACCATCAGACCATCGTCATCAACTGGGCCGAAGAGGCCGAACGACTCTGCGCCGCCGTCACCGACGACGCCGCCTGGTACGCATCCGTCGCCCGCGAGCTGGCTCGGCCGGGCGACCGGCTCGCCGTCGACATCGGCTGCGGCGGCGCCGGCATGGCCGTCGCGCTGGGGGCCGCGCTGCCGCCCGCGGCGTTCGTCGTCGGGGTCGACGGCGACGGCGACGTCCTCGACGCGGCGCGCCGGCGCATCACCGAGACCGGCATCGACGACGGCCACATCCGGCTGCTCCTCGCCGACCTCGACACCGACCTCAACGTCCTGCCCGCGGTGGCCCGCGGTGCGGACATCATCTGGGCGTCGTCGTCCATCCACCACCTCGCCGACCAGCAGGCCGCCATCGACGCGCTCGCGGCCCTGCTGGCGCCGGGCGGCCGGCTGGCGCTGGCCGAAGGCGGCCTGCCCGCCCGGCACCTCCCCTGGGACGTCGGCGTCGGCGAGCCGGGACTCGAGGTGCGGCTGGCGGCCGCCGAGGACCGCTGGTTCGCGCGCATGCGGGCCAGCGTGCCGGGCAACGTGGCGATGCCGTACGGCTGGTCCACCGCCCTGCGCCGCGCCGGCCTCGTCGAGGTCGGCACCCGGACGTTCACGTTCGAGCGCCCGGTCCCGCTGAGCGAGGCCGACCTCGCCTCGGTGCTGCACAGCCTCCGTCACCGCGTCGACCGCGCGTACACCGACGGCGAGCTGCGACCGGCCGACAAGGCGGCCTGGGACCGGCTCCTCGACCCCGCCGACGACGCCTGGCTCGCCCACCGCGACGACGTCTACTCGCTCAGCGCCCGCAGCGTCCACCTCGGCCACCGCGCGACCGCCTAG
- a CDS encoding Hsp20/alpha crystallin family protein: MSTTLVPFADVDRLFRSFWDAPVTAGTAKGFAPAADLAREGDDLVARFDLPGLEPEKDVTVEVEGRKLVVHGERQDTREENGSGRRVREVRYGSFRRTVALPVAVDPGAVSASYDAGVLSVTVAGVYAGTSPTRIEVQRAA, translated from the coding sequence ATGAGCACCACACTCGTACCGTTCGCCGACGTCGACCGGCTGTTCCGCAGCTTCTGGGACGCGCCCGTCACCGCCGGCACCGCCAAGGGCTTCGCCCCCGCCGCCGACCTCGCTCGTGAGGGCGACGACCTGGTGGCCCGCTTCGACCTCCCGGGCCTGGAGCCGGAGAAGGACGTCACCGTCGAGGTCGAGGGGCGCAAGCTGGTCGTCCACGGCGAGCGCCAGGACACCCGCGAGGAGAACGGCTCCGGCCGCCGGGTCCGCGAGGTCCGCTACGGCAGCTTCCGCCGCACGGTCGCCCTGCCGGTCGCGGTCGACCCGGGCGCCGTCAGCGCGAGCTACGACGCCGGCGTCCTGAGCGTCACCGTGGCGGGCGTCTACGCGGGCACCTCGCCCACCCGCATCGAGGTGCAGCGCGCCGCCTGA
- a CDS encoding GNAT family N-acetyltransferase has protein sequence MIWTVATDFGPLVVREQIEPDDEPGILELFAACDDWFEAVTGGPSGHGDVQSLFYSLPEGRSFEDKRLYTVRDGEKIVGLVDAVLGYPHRTAVAVGQFLVAPSHRGRGAGTAVAGVLIAEARAAGLEQVTATAHDAWPAGQAFLRTLGFTVGPDGEPPARRATLALGG, from the coding sequence GTGATCTGGACCGTCGCCACCGACTTCGGCCCCCTCGTCGTGCGCGAGCAGATCGAGCCCGACGACGAGCCCGGCATCCTCGAGCTCTTCGCCGCCTGCGACGACTGGTTCGAGGCGGTCACCGGCGGGCCGTCGGGCCACGGCGACGTGCAGAGCCTGTTCTACTCGCTGCCCGAGGGCCGCTCGTTCGAGGACAAGCGGCTCTACACCGTCCGCGACGGCGAGAAGATCGTCGGTCTGGTCGACGCCGTGCTCGGGTACCCGCATCGCACCGCCGTCGCCGTCGGTCAGTTCCTCGTCGCGCCGTCGCACCGGGGCCGCGGCGCCGGCACCGCCGTCGCCGGCGTACTCATCGCCGAGGCGCGCGCGGCCGGCCTCGAGCAGGTCACCGCGACGGCGCACGACGCCTGGCCGGCGGGGCAAGCGTTCCTGCGCACGCTCGGCTTCACCGTCGGCCCCGACGGTGAACCACCGGCCCGCCGGGCGACGCTCGCCCTCGGCGGCTGA
- a CDS encoding DUF6401 family natural product biosynthesis protein: MNWLPSRRHTTRARQELASLTARIGMETMSQWAPGLLAEVDQHAAAVRDILVLGNAGLGPAELADYARGIEDVARDHGRDNVRRPGGGHDWVWLRLAGVCMLATADGAMASIADGDAALS, from the coding sequence ATGAACTGGTTGCCCTCCCGCCGGCACACGACCCGCGCACGTCAGGAGCTGGCGTCACTCACCGCGCGGATCGGCATGGAGACGATGTCGCAGTGGGCGCCGGGCCTGCTCGCCGAGGTCGACCAGCACGCCGCCGCCGTCCGCGACATCCTCGTCCTCGGCAACGCCGGCCTGGGCCCGGCAGAGCTGGCCGACTACGCGCGCGGCATCGAGGACGTCGCCCGGGACCACGGACGGGACAACGTGCGGCGGCCCGGCGGCGGCCACGACTGGGTCTGGCTGCGACTGGCCGGCGTCTGCATGCTGGCCACGGCCGACGGCGCCATGGCCAGCATCGCGGACGGTGACGCGGCGCTCTCCTGA
- a CDS encoding VOC family protein, producing MEVKELGHVVLYVRDIQRSVAFYRDVLGWRQVLPKPGGDGSGALPAPFAMFNAPSGRTHHELLLIEVGPDAAALPAGRRVGMYHFGLKIGTSDDELREALRTLQEAGATVLGATDHVVTHSLYIADPDGNEIELYVDVPGMDWDDAELLASPPRALRL from the coding sequence ATGGAGGTCAAGGAACTCGGGCACGTCGTGCTCTATGTGCGCGACATCCAGCGCTCGGTGGCGTTCTACCGCGACGTCCTGGGCTGGCGGCAGGTGCTGCCCAAGCCCGGCGGCGACGGGTCCGGCGCGCTGCCGGCGCCGTTCGCGATGTTCAACGCGCCGTCCGGCCGCACCCACCACGAGCTGCTGCTCATCGAGGTCGGCCCGGACGCCGCCGCCCTGCCGGCCGGCCGCCGGGTCGGGATGTACCACTTCGGCCTGAAGATCGGCACGTCCGACGACGAGCTGCGCGAGGCGCTGCGCACGCTGCAGGAGGCCGGTGCGACGGTGCTCGGCGCCACCGACCACGTGGTGACGCACAGCCTCTACATCGCCGACCCCGACGGCAACGAGATCGAGCTCTACGTCGACGTCCCCGGCATGGACTGGGACGACGCTGAGCTGCTGGCGTCGCCGCCGCGGGCGTTGCGGCTCTAG
- a CDS encoding MarR family transcriptional regulator has product MKATRWLSDDEQKVWRHYLLANQLLWASLDRQLQRDAGMPHAYYIILAMLSEAPNRELTMSQLAKMVSSSPSRLSHAVAKLEQAGWVRRRKHDTDGRTTLASLTDDGFAVLAAAAPGHVEEVRGILFDPLTPEQVEQLGDIVSAIVAAQDGRAPHL; this is encoded by the coding sequence GTGAAGGCAACACGGTGGCTGAGTGACGATGAACAGAAGGTGTGGCGGCACTACCTGCTGGCGAACCAGCTGCTGTGGGCGTCGCTGGACCGCCAGCTGCAGCGTGACGCCGGCATGCCGCACGCGTACTACATCATCCTCGCGATGCTCTCCGAGGCGCCCAACCGCGAGCTGACCATGTCGCAGCTGGCCAAGATGGTCAGCTCGTCCCCCAGCCGGCTGTCGCACGCCGTCGCCAAGCTCGAGCAGGCCGGCTGGGTGCGCCGCCGCAAGCACGACACCGACGGCCGCACCACGCTCGCCTCGCTCACCGACGACGGGTTCGCCGTGCTGGCCGCGGCCGCGCCCGGCCACGTCGAGGAGGTCCGCGGCATCCTCTTCGACCCGCTCACGCCCGAGCAGGTGGAGCAGCTCGGCGACATCGTCTCGGCGATCGTCGCGGCGCAGGACGGCCGGGCTCCGCACCTGTGA
- a CDS encoding ribose-phosphate diphosphokinase has translation MRDIAVFSGSAHPQLAAEICAQLGAALNPVRIQRFANDCLEVQLQANCREHDVFLIQPIVPPVQEHLVELFLMLDAARGASAARITVVMPHYAYARSDKKDAPRISIGGRLMADLLTTAGANRVLAMTLHSPQVHGFFSVPVDQLHALRELAAHFQGHDLSNTVVVSPDLGNAKPASAFARMLGVPVAAGAKQRFADDKVTITAIIGEVAGRDIIVLDDEIAKGSTLIELMDRLREREARSIRIACTHGLFADDALRRLGDQPDVEEIVCTNTVPLANGTTHPKLTVLSVAPLLAEAIRRIHNGESVSALFHDA, from the coding sequence ATGCGCGACATCGCCGTATTCAGCGGGAGCGCCCACCCGCAACTGGCCGCCGAGATCTGTGCCCAGCTCGGGGCGGCCCTCAACCCCGTCCGCATCCAGCGCTTCGCCAACGACTGCCTCGAGGTGCAGCTGCAGGCGAACTGCCGCGAGCACGACGTGTTCCTGATCCAGCCCATCGTGCCGCCGGTGCAGGAGCACCTGGTCGAGCTGTTCCTCATGCTCGACGCCGCCCGGGGCGCCTCGGCCGCACGCATCACCGTCGTCATGCCGCACTACGCCTACGCCCGGTCGGACAAGAAGGACGCGCCGCGCATCTCGATCGGCGGCCGGCTCATGGCCGACCTGCTGACCACGGCGGGCGCCAACCGCGTGCTGGCCATGACATTGCACTCGCCGCAGGTGCACGGGTTCTTCAGCGTCCCGGTCGACCAGCTGCACGCGCTGCGCGAGCTCGCGGCGCACTTCCAGGGCCACGACCTCTCCAACACCGTCGTCGTCTCGCCCGACCTCGGCAACGCCAAGCCGGCGTCGGCGTTCGCGCGCATGCTGGGCGTCCCCGTGGCGGCCGGCGCGAAGCAGCGCTTCGCCGACGACAAGGTCACCATCACCGCGATCATCGGCGAGGTCGCCGGCCGCGACATCATCGTTCTCGACGACGAGATCGCCAAGGGCAGCACGCTGATCGAGCTGATGGACCGGCTGCGCGAGCGCGAGGCGCGGTCCATCCGGATCGCCTGCACGCACGGCCTGTTCGCCGACGACGCTCTGCGCCGGCTCGGCGACCAGCCCGACGTCGAGGAGATCGTCTGCACGAACACCGTCCCGCTGGCCAACGGCACCACGCATCCGAAGCTGACGGTGCTCTCGGTGGCCCCGCTGCTGGCCGAGGCGATCCGCCGGATCCACAACGGCGAGTCGGTCAGCGCGCTCTTCCACGACGCGTGA
- a CDS encoding rhodanese-like domain-containing protein — translation MSAGEVSVDELVTQWKDGAAIVDVREPGEYVEAHIPGVQLIPMGSVIEQIDDIPRDRTVYVVCAVGGRSGQVADYLDAQGYDVRNVAGGTNAWIRAGHPVETGLPE, via the coding sequence GTGAGCGCCGGCGAGGTCAGCGTCGACGAGCTGGTGACGCAGTGGAAGGACGGCGCGGCCATCGTCGACGTCCGCGAGCCGGGCGAGTACGTCGAGGCGCACATCCCCGGCGTGCAGCTGATCCCCATGGGCTCGGTCATCGAGCAGATCGACGACATCCCGCGCGACCGCACGGTCTACGTCGTGTGCGCGGTGGGCGGGCGCAGCGGGCAGGTGGCCGACTACCTCGACGCGCAGGGCTACGACGTCCGCAACGTCGCCGGCGGCACCAACGCCTGGATCCGCGCCGGGCACCCGGTCGAGACCGGGCTGCCGGAGTAG
- a CDS encoding iron dependent repressor, metal binding and dimerization domain protein: protein MSDLIDTTEMYLKTIFELEEEGIVPLRARIAERLHQSGPTVSQTVARMERDGLLHVDEDRHLELSEKGRLLAMRVMRKHRLVERLLVDVIGLDWELVHNEACRWEHVVSEAVERRLVDLLHEPAADPYGNPIPGLAELGSATVVEDFRSGVRQLRQAGTTDGAEVTVRHIGEPLQVDEKLLASLREAEIVPGRTVRATTTDNGVQVRSTETVELSAADAAHIFVSIP from the coding sequence GTGAGCGACCTCATCGATACGACAGAGATGTACCTCAAGACGATCTTCGAGCTCGAAGAGGAAGGCATCGTCCCCCTCCGGGCGCGCATCGCCGAGCGACTGCACCAGTCCGGCCCCACCGTCAGCCAGACCGTCGCCCGCATGGAGCGCGACGGCCTGCTGCACGTCGACGAGGACCGCCACCTCGAGCTGTCCGAGAAGGGTCGCCTGCTCGCCATGCGCGTCATGCGCAAGCACCGCCTGGTCGAGCGCCTCCTGGTCGACGTCATCGGGCTCGACTGGGAGCTCGTGCACAACGAGGCCTGCCGCTGGGAGCACGTCGTCTCCGAGGCGGTCGAGCGGCGCCTGGTCGACCTCCTGCACGAGCCGGCGGCCGACCCCTACGGCAACCCCATCCCGGGGCTGGCCGAGCTGGGCAGCGCCACGGTGGTCGAGGACTTCCGCTCCGGTGTCCGGCAGCTGCGCCAGGCCGGCACCACCGACGGCGCCGAGGTCACCGTCCGGCACATCGGCGAGCCGCTGCAGGTCGACGAGAAGCTGCTGGCCAGCCTGCGCGAGGCCGAGATCGTGCCGGGCCGCACCGTGCGGGCCACCACGACCGACAACGGCGTGCAGGTGCGCAGCACCGAGACCGTCGAGCTGTCCGCGGCCGACGCAGCGCACATCTTCGTGAGCATCCCGTGA
- a CDS encoding AAA family ATPase yields the protein MSVLSLKGGVGKTSVALGLAGAALAQRLRCVVVDLDPQGNATTVLSPGDVKFTANDVLARDHPVAIGDALAVSGWGEQVRLLAGEPALERRNHPPDGVPGRHYVRTALAGLRDADLVLLDCPPSLAELTRNALAASDVALVVTEPTAFALAGAQQALDAVDAVRRAHNLRLRPAGIVVNRFRAGSAEHRFRLDELIAAYRDLVIDPVLPERSAISRAQGAGLPVQRWPSPGAREAGRVFAGYLELIMRSAGVGAGPFSKGASR from the coding sequence GTGAGCGTCCTGAGCCTCAAGGGCGGCGTCGGTAAGACGTCGGTCGCCCTCGGGCTGGCCGGAGCGGCCCTGGCACAGCGGTTGCGCTGCGTCGTCGTCGACCTCGATCCGCAGGGCAACGCCACCACGGTGCTCTCCCCCGGCGACGTGAAGTTCACCGCCAACGACGTGCTGGCCCGCGACCACCCGGTGGCCATCGGCGACGCCCTCGCCGTCAGCGGCTGGGGCGAGCAGGTCCGTCTCCTGGCCGGTGAGCCGGCGCTCGAACGGCGCAACCATCCGCCCGACGGCGTCCCGGGCCGCCACTACGTGCGCACCGCCCTCGCGGGTCTGCGCGACGCCGACCTCGTCCTGCTCGACTGCCCGCCGAGCCTCGCCGAGCTGACCCGCAACGCGCTGGCCGCCAGCGACGTCGCCCTCGTGGTCACGGAGCCGACGGCGTTCGCCCTGGCCGGCGCCCAGCAGGCCCTCGATGCCGTCGACGCCGTCCGCCGGGCCCACAACCTGCGGCTGCGGCCGGCCGGCATCGTCGTCAACCGCTTCCGAGCCGGGTCCGCGGAGCACCGGTTCCGCCTCGACGAGCTCATCGCCGCCTACCGCGACCTCGTCATCGACCCCGTCCTGCCGGAGCGCTCGGCCATCTCGCGGGCCCAGGGCGCCGGGCTGCCGGTCCAGCGCTGGCCGTCGCCGGGCGCCCGCGAGGCCGGCCGGGTCTTCGCCGGGTACCTCGAGCTGATCATGCGATCGGCCGGGGTCGGCGCCGGCCCGTTCTCGAAGGGGGCTTCCCGATGA